From Carassius auratus strain Wakin chromosome 22, ASM336829v1, whole genome shotgun sequence, a single genomic window includes:
- the LOC113040155 gene encoding transmembrane protein 121-like, which yields MVPPPPSNKPHVCLSCVLIMSSMALLDAYLVEQNQGPRKVGVCIMVMVGDVCFLIVLRYIAVWVGAEVRTAKRGYAMILWFFYVFVLEIKVYFVYQNYKAEGERADALTCKALTVLLSIFLPGLYVTLAAIDHMEYVRPLKKREELRSRLFWVVVDLLDILDIQASLWEPQRKGLPLWVEGLTFFYCYILLLILPCVSLSEISMQGVNIVPHKMLLYPILSLVAINFITIFIRGGNMVFYRDIRVSGILMGKNVLAIVLKTCSFVQYRRNMQEASTPALAPELQRDAVPQSSRGAVPVVMPMPITMPTPQVVIQDLTHTSRRVRT from the coding sequence ATGGTTCCACCGCCCCCTTCCAACAAGCCACACGTTTGCCTTTCGTGTGTGCTCATCATGAGTAGCATGGCGCTGCTGGACGCCTACCTTGTGGAGCAGAATCAAGGTCCACGGAAGGTGGGCGTCTGCATTATGGTGATGGTAGGGGACGTGTGTTTCCTCATCGTGCTGCGGTACATCGCGGTATGGGTCGGCGCCGAAGTACGAACTGCTAAACGAGGCTACGCCATGATCCTCTGGTTCTTCTACGTCTTTGTGCTGGAGATCAAGGTATACTTTGTCTACCAGAACTACAAGGCAGAAGGCGAGAGAGCGGACGCTCTTACCTGCAAGGCTTTGACGGTGCTGCTTTCCATTTTTCTGCCGGGACTTTACGTCACGTTGGCAGCCATCGACCACATGGAATACGTTCGTCCGCTCAAGAAGAGGGAGGAGTTGAGGAGTCGGCTGTTCTGGGTCGTGGTGGATCTCCTCGACATCTTGGACATTCAGGCCAGCCTATGGGAGCCTCAGAGAAAAGGGCTCCCTCTATGGGTGGAGGGCCTTACTTTTTTCTACTGCTACATACTACTTCTAATACTGCCGTGTGTGTCGCTAAGTGAAATTAGCATGCAAGGTGTGAACATTGTGCCGCACAAGATGTTGTTGTATCCCATTCTCAGTTTGGTCGCTATCAATTTTATTACGATCTTTATCCGGGGAGGGAATATGGTGTTTTATAGGGACATCCGAGTGTCTGGAATACTAATGGGTAAGAACGTCCTCGCCATTGTCCTGAAAACGTGCAGCTTCGTGCAGTACCGGAGAAACATGCAGGAGGCGTCAACACCCGCTCTCGCTCCAGAACTACAGAGGGACGCAGTGCCACAAAGTTCTCGAGGGGCAGTGCCAGTCGTAATGCCCATGCCCATCACCATGCCAACTCCGCAGGTAGTCATACAAGATCTCACCCACACTTCCAGAAGAGTCCGAACTTGA